One window of Triticum dicoccoides isolate Atlit2015 ecotype Zavitan chromosome 5A, WEW_v2.0, whole genome shotgun sequence genomic DNA carries:
- the LOC119296967 gene encoding wall-associated receptor kinase 2-like: MSRTFQLLLVLALVGIVRVGGSRAHKNVTHGPHSCGGVDVPYPFGIVEDGGGGDFRTGFHVMCDAGEPVLHTTGGDGKPIKIGNFSIRMAEVRVWLPVAWQCYDSSGNVSGSDYNPLEFNDEGVYRISHARNNLFVLGCETTGYLGSQPDQGSGESRSYAQFTGCLCYCNNSQSAASGACSGVGCCHVEIPPDLLGNWVAFVIYDHRNKVNFSPCDYAFVAEKKHYSFNTTDLKRALHGTTWEMPVVLDWAIRDSPTCKLARKKKEGYACKSSNSRCLDSTNGPGYICNCRRGYEGNPYNERGCTDINECEHLDHYPCKGDCENKEGSYECTCPKHTNSANPFKERCSQNLPLGAKIIVGSIGGLFIIAIMVFLWLLHKEKRRMRDNFEKNGGPILEKINNIKLFNKEDIRKILKNKKLLGNGHFGTVSMGHTEDKQVVAVKEPINRKSPNDQFVNEIIIQSRVIHKNIVKLIGCCLQFKVPTLIYEFVPNGSLDDILHGKNHMPLKLGLRLQIAAESAEGLAYMHSKTTTTILHGDVKPANILLNEKFMPKISDFGISRLMVTGMQMQHTGCIIFDKAYVDPVYRKTQQLTTKSDIYSFGVVLLELITRKKASHSDNNLLGNFLDTYTKDKSVTELLDKELGEDDQEILGHLIGMIMQCINLDVNQRPEMTDVAERLHDMVKRLNNK, translated from the exons ATGTCGAGGACATTTCAGTTGCTGCTAGTTCTTGCACTAGTAGGAATAGTTAGAGTGGGTGGTTCCCGCGCTCATAAGAACGTCACCCACGGCCCGCACAGCTGCGGCGGCGTGGATGTCCCCTACCCGTTCGGCATCGTGGAGGATGGCGGCGGTGGCGACTTCCGCACTGGGTTCCATGTCATGTGTGACGCCGGTGAGCCGGTACTGCACACCACCGGCGGTGACGGAAAGCCCATTAAGATCGGCAACTTCTCCATCAGGATGGCGGAGGTCCGCGTGTGGCTGCCCGTAGCGTGGCAGTGCTACGACTCCTCCGGCAACGTGAGTGGGTCAGACTACAATCCCCTAGAGTTCAACGACGAGGGCGTGTACCGTATCTCCCACGCCAGGAACAACCTCTTTGTCCTGGGCTGCGAAACCACGGGCTACCTCGGGAGCCAGCCGGACCAGGGCTCCGGCGAAAGCAGGTCTTACGCCCAGTTCACCGGCTGCCTCTGCTACTGCAACAACTCCCAGAGCGCGGCGAGCGGTGCCTGCTCCGGGGTAGGCTGCTGCCACGTAGAAATTCCGCCGGACCTCCTTGGCAACTGGGTGGCCTTCGTTATCTACGACCACAGGAATAAGGTCAACTTCAGCCCCTGCGATTACGCGTTTGTGGCGGAGAAGAAGCATTACAGCTTCAACACCACCGACCTCAAGAGGGCACTGCACGGGACCACCTGGGAGATGCCGGTGGTCCTCGACTGGGCCATCCGCGACAGCCCCACCTGCAAGTTggccaggaagaagaaggaagggtaCGCCTGCAAAAGCTCCAACAGCCGCTGCCTCGATTCTACCAACGGACCTGGGTACATCTGCAACTGCCGACGGGGCTACGAGGGCAACCCCTATAATGAGCGTGGCTGTACCG ATATAAATGAGTGTGAGCATCTTGACCACTATCCTTGCAAGGGAGACTGCGAGAACAAAGAAGGTTCTTACGAATGCACATGCCCCAAGCACACAAATAGTGCTAATCCCTTCAAAGAACGTTGCAGCCAAAATTTACCACTCGGAGCAAAGATCATCGTAG GTTCCATAGGGGGTCTTTTCATCATAGCTATTATGGTGTTCTTGTGGCTTCTTCACAAAGAGAAAAGAAGGATGAGAGACAATTTTGAAAAGAATGGGGGACCTATATTGGAAAAGATCAATAATATAAAGCTATTCAATAAGGAAGATATAAGGAAAATTCTGAAAAATAAGAAACTTCTCGGAAATGGTCACTTTGGTACGGTTTCCATGGGGCACACTGAGGATAAACAAGTGGTCGCTGTGAAAGAACCCATCAATCGCAAATCACCAAATGACCAATTTGTAAATGAGATCATCATTCAGTCTAGAGTCATTCACAAAAACATTGTCAAGCTCATAGGTTGTTGCCTACAATTTAAAGTCCCAACTTTGATCTATGAGTTTGTGCCCAATGGCAGCCTCGACGATATTCTTCATGGCAAGAACCATATGCCTCTAAAGTTGGGTCTACGTCTACAAATTGCTGCAGAATCAGCAGAAGGTCTAGCTTATATGCATTCAAAAACAACTACAACAATCCTCCATGGTGATGTTAAACCAGCTAATATACTTTTGAATGAAAAGTTTATGCCGAAGATCTCAGACTTTGGCATATCAAGGTTAATGGTCACTGGTATGCAAATGCAACACACTGGATGTATCATTTTTGACAAGGCTTATGTTGATCCAGTATATAGGAAAACTCAACAATTGACCACCAAGAGTGATATCTATAGTTTTGGAGTTGTGCTCTTGGAGCTCATTACAAGAAAGAAAGCCTCTCATTCTGACAACAACTTACTCGGGAACTTTCTTGATACCTACACAAAGGACAAGTCTGTGACCGAGCTCCTGGATAAGGAACTTGGAGAGGATGATCAAGAAATTCTTGGTCATTTAATAGGGATGATTATGCAATGTATAAATCTTGACGTCAATCAGAGACCAGAGATGACCGATGTCGCTGAGCGTCTTCATGATATGGTGAAGAGGTTAAATAATAAATAG